A genomic segment from Streptosporangium roseum DSM 43021 encodes:
- a CDS encoding Cpe/LpqF family protein (Related to clavulanate biosynthesis protein Cpe, which has an isomerase-like N-terminal domain and a beta-lactamase-like C-terminal domain.), producing MRPSRTLAGLLVLLAVLLAGCASADGGKGIAIPDSPVGKQLRWYLDAVNRTPIAESELNEHLSQDFLKEIPPQKFNEIAQGLKGLTVDELSKTEPAALTGLASIPLGQKYDTKISVGTDGKIDYLLFEPK from the coding sequence GTGCGACCGTCCCGGACATTGGCTGGTCTTCTCGTCCTGCTCGCTGTCCTTCTGGCAGGATGCGCAAGTGCTGACGGCGGTAAGGGGATCGCGATCCCCGACAGTCCGGTTGGCAAACAGTTGCGGTGGTATCTGGACGCCGTGAATCGCACTCCGATCGCTGAGAGCGAGCTGAACGAGCACCTAAGCCAAGATTTCCTCAAGGAAATTCCTCCGCAGAAGTTCAATGAGATCGCCCAGGGCCTGAAAGGGCTGACGGTGGATGAACTGAGCAAAACCGAACCGGCAGCGCTGACTGGGCTGGCATCCATTCCCCTGGGACAGAAATACGACACGAAGATCTCTGTCGGCACTGACGGAAAGATCGACTACTTGCTCTTCGAGCCCAAGTAG
- a CDS encoding class I SAM-dependent DNA methyltransferase: MPEPSYLTATRASYDTVAVDYAERYGNALVSMPLTRAMLAAFAELVQAAGDGPVADIGCGPGHVAAHLNALGVPVFGVDLSPKMVEVARQRYPDLRFQEGSMTALDLRDGELGGVVAWYSTHHTPPEQLPAVFAEFHRTLAPGGHLLLGTHVGDERLHFQQAYGHPVSFGAYLLPPDRITELLAEAGLIVSARLLEEPGEGRKRPHVCLLARKSGPS; the protein is encoded by the coding sequence ATGCCCGAACCCTCCTACCTGACCGCCACGCGGGCGTCCTACGACACCGTCGCCGTCGACTACGCGGAGCGCTACGGGAACGCACTCGTGTCAATGCCGTTGACCCGCGCGATGCTGGCCGCGTTCGCCGAACTCGTACAGGCCGCCGGAGACGGGCCGGTCGCCGATATCGGGTGCGGGCCCGGCCATGTGGCGGCGCACCTGAACGCGCTGGGAGTGCCGGTGTTCGGCGTCGACCTGTCGCCCAAGATGGTTGAGGTGGCCCGGCAGAGGTACCCGGACCTGCGATTCCAGGAGGGGTCGATGACCGCGCTGGATCTCAGGGACGGCGAACTGGGCGGCGTCGTCGCCTGGTATTCGACCCATCACACCCCGCCGGAGCAGCTGCCGGCGGTGTTCGCCGAGTTCCACCGGACGCTGGCACCGGGCGGCCACCTGTTGCTGGGGACTCATGTCGGCGATGAGCGCCTGCATTTCCAGCAGGCATACGGCCACCCGGTGTCCTTCGGCGCCTATCTGCTGCCGCCCGACCGCATCACCGAGCTGCTCGCCGAGGCCGGGCTCATCGTCAGCGCGCGACTGCTGGAGGAGCCCGGCGAGGGGCGGAAAAGGCCGCATGTCTGCCTTCTGGCCCGCAAGTCCGGACCGTCGTAA
- a CDS encoding LysE family translocator: MAIATLTAFWAVSLMFVVTPGADWAYAIAAGLRHRTVLPAVGGLLAGHLAATAVVAAGVAALVARTPLVLTALTAVGAAYLVWMGVGMLTRPPAPQAGTEQAAGSWLRQAVRGAGVSGLNPKVFLLFLALLPQFTDPDAAWPLPVQIMALGLAHVASCAVVYTGVGMGARRVLRARPAAARVVSRVSGAVMISLGGVLLAGQLIT; the protein is encoded by the coding sequence ATGGCGATCGCCACCCTCACCGCGTTCTGGGCGGTGTCGTTGATGTTCGTGGTCACGCCGGGGGCGGACTGGGCGTACGCGATCGCCGCCGGGCTGCGGCACCGTACGGTGCTGCCCGCGGTCGGCGGGCTGCTGGCCGGGCATCTGGCGGCCACCGCGGTGGTGGCGGCCGGGGTGGCCGCGCTGGTGGCCCGCACGCCGCTGGTGCTGACCGCGCTGACCGCGGTGGGCGCGGCCTATCTGGTGTGGATGGGCGTGGGCATGCTCACCCGCCCGCCGGCCCCGCAGGCCGGCACGGAGCAGGCGGCCGGCTCGTGGCTGCGGCAGGCGGTCAGAGGCGCGGGCGTCAGCGGGCTCAACCCGAAGGTGTTCCTGCTGTTCTTGGCGCTGCTGCCGCAGTTCACCGACCCGGACGCGGCCTGGCCGCTCCCGGTACAGATCATGGCACTGGGCCTGGCGCATGTGGCCAGCTGCGCCGTGGTCTACACGGGGGTGGGTATGGGGGCGCGGCGGGTGCTGCGGGCGCGGCCCGCGGCGGCGCGGGTGGTGAGCCGCGTCTCCGGTGCCGTGATGATTTCGCTCGGCGGGGTGCTGCTGGCCGGGCAACTGATCACGTAG
- a CDS encoding PrsW family glutamic-type intramembrane protease has protein sequence MREHFRFYRHRWFKVWIAMAALSAALIAMTEAVGNRAVMPAAFFYGAAAGPVGLLVAIHDRTRIGASVPGLTLMGMFLFGGGVALLLGGYFDALLIPDKHGPSILQVGWIEESAKCVPLLLVALTGRYLTKAAGVALGLSCATGFAIMESMSYAWKSVDDTGAVNAGMVLFMRGLATPFSHLVWTGLICAVAFGVWQARGRIVITFSVVGAFAMAAVLHSLNDGLLTLDIPGPARLLFLVVAAESYWLFHRATRDLTPAPVLEPAPSRA, from the coding sequence ATGCGTGAACATTTTAGGTTCTACCGGCACCGGTGGTTCAAAGTGTGGATCGCCATGGCGGCACTGTCAGCCGCGCTCATCGCCATGACAGAGGCGGTCGGCAACCGCGCGGTCATGCCCGCGGCCTTCTTCTACGGAGCGGCGGCCGGTCCGGTCGGACTCCTGGTCGCCATCCACGACCGGACCAGGATCGGCGCCAGCGTCCCGGGGCTCACGCTGATGGGGATGTTCCTCTTCGGCGGGGGCGTCGCCCTTCTGCTCGGCGGATACTTCGACGCCCTGCTCATCCCCGACAAGCACGGCCCCTCGATCCTGCAGGTCGGATGGATCGAGGAATCGGCCAAATGCGTCCCCCTTCTCCTGGTCGCGCTCACCGGCCGCTACCTGACCAAGGCCGCCGGTGTGGCGCTGGGACTCTCCTGCGCGACCGGGTTCGCGATCATGGAATCGATGTCCTACGCATGGAAGAGCGTCGACGACACGGGCGCCGTCAACGCGGGCATGGTGCTGTTCATGCGCGGCCTCGCCACCCCGTTCAGCCATCTCGTCTGGACCGGCCTGATCTGCGCGGTCGCTTTCGGCGTCTGGCAGGCCAGGGGACGGATCGTCATCACCTTCTCGGTCGTCGGGGCCTTCGCGATGGCGGCCGTACTGCACTCGCTCAACGACGGCCTGCTCACCCTCGACATCCCCGGCCCCGCCCGCCTGCTCTTCCTCGTCGTCGCGGCGGAGAGCTACTGGCTGTTCCACCGGGCCACCCGCGACCTGACCCCGGCGCCGGTCCTGGAGCCGGCGCCGTCCCGTGCCTGA
- a CDS encoding cadmium resistance transporter, whose protein sequence is MGESIGTAAAVFAGTNVDDIVILTVLFLASRAGGVPRPWQIVAGQYAGIAILVAVSAVAALGLTVVPDRWAGLLGLVPFGMGVWGLVRKDDGGEAGPVASGVVSVAGVTLANGADNISVYTPMFRTIGPSASLVTIAVFALLVAVWCAAASWLGSHKKIIGLVERSGRWLVPMVFMVIGAVIVVESAFR, encoded by the coding sequence GTGGGTGAATCGATCGGCACGGCCGCCGCCGTCTTCGCCGGGACCAACGTGGACGACATCGTCATCCTGACGGTGCTGTTCCTGGCATCCCGGGCGGGTGGCGTCCCCCGTCCCTGGCAGATCGTCGCCGGTCAGTACGCCGGTATCGCCATCCTGGTGGCCGTCTCGGCCGTGGCGGCGCTCGGGCTGACCGTGGTGCCGGACCGGTGGGCCGGGCTGCTCGGGCTGGTGCCGTTCGGGATGGGGGTGTGGGGGCTGGTCAGGAAGGACGACGGCGGCGAGGCGGGGCCGGTGGCCTCGGGCGTGGTCTCGGTCGCCGGCGTGACGCTCGCCAACGGTGCCGACAACATCTCGGTCTACACGCCGATGTTCCGCACGATCGGCCCGTCGGCCAGCCTTGTCACCATCGCGGTGTTCGCCCTGCTGGTCGCGGTCTGGTGCGCGGCGGCCTCCTGGCTCGGGTCGCACAAGAAGATCATCGGCTTGGTCGAGCGCTCGGGGAGATGGCTCGTCCCGATGGTGTTCATGGTGATCGGCGCGGTCATCGTGGTGGAGTCGGCCTTTAGGTAA
- a CDS encoding YceI family protein, whose product MEDSDGMHRRGTSPGVYRIDPDATTVRFTTRAVFGLLPVQGFFTVDHGRILITENIGDSAVDVVIRATSFESGNPQRDEHVRSLDYLDAAAHPEIVFRSRDVERSAEGASVQGSLTVRGVTRPTALTLGPVITDDQRLRAQAATRIDRYAFGLTKARGMIIRGVEDRPLSAPETGGSPLNKMIGLRGGRL is encoded by the coding sequence ATGGAGGATTCAGATGGCATGCACCGGCGCGGGACATCGCCAGGCGTTTACCGCATAGATCCGGATGCGACGACGGTCCGATTCACGACACGTGCGGTGTTCGGCCTGCTGCCTGTACAAGGATTTTTCACAGTTGATCACGGCCGGATCCTGATCACCGAGAACATCGGCGACTCCGCCGTGGATGTAGTGATCCGGGCGACCAGCTTCGAAAGCGGTAACCCGCAGCGCGATGAGCATGTCCGGTCCTTGGACTACCTCGACGCAGCTGCGCACCCTGAGATCGTCTTCCGCAGCCGGGATGTCGAACGATCCGCTGAAGGCGCCAGTGTGCAGGGATCGCTGACCGTGCGGGGCGTGACTCGGCCGACGGCCCTGACACTCGGCCCTGTCATCACCGATGATCAGCGCTTGAGAGCCCAGGCCGCGACCCGCATCGACAGGTACGCCTTCGGCCTGACAAAGGCGAGGGGCATGATTATTCGGGGTGTTGAGGATCGTCCGCTGTCCGCTCCTGAGACTGGTGGATCACCCCTTAACAAAATGATCGGCCTCCGAGGAGGCCGACTTTGA
- a CDS encoding Lrp/AsnC family transcriptional regulator — protein sequence MDDVDRKILAELQQDGRLTLTELAERVRLSLSPCHRRLRALESSGAISGYHATLDAHALGLTFEALVFVTMRAADRATVDAFEQAVAAVPHVLQAQRLFGDPDYLLRVITRDLPAFQRLYDERLATLPGVQRLSSTLVMKSVVENRPLPL from the coding sequence ATGGACGACGTAGACCGGAAAATCCTTGCCGAGCTCCAGCAGGACGGGCGCCTGACCCTCACCGAACTGGCCGAGCGCGTCCGCCTCAGCCTCTCGCCCTGCCACCGCCGCCTGCGCGCCCTGGAAAGCTCCGGCGCGATCAGCGGTTACCACGCCACCCTGGACGCGCACGCCCTCGGCCTGACCTTCGAGGCGCTGGTCTTCGTCACCATGCGCGCCGCCGACCGCGCCACCGTCGACGCCTTCGAACAGGCCGTCGCCGCCGTCCCCCACGTCCTGCAGGCCCAGCGGCTCTTCGGCGACCCCGACTATCTCCTGCGGGTCATCACCCGCGACCTGCCCGCCTTCCAGCGGCTCTACGACGAGCGCCTGGCCACCCTGCCCGGCGTCCAGCGCCTCAGCTCCACCCTCGTCATGAAGAGCGTCGTCGAAAACCGGCCCTTGCCCCTATGA